Genomic DNA from bacterium:
AGCATTTCCCCAAACCTTTCAACGCGTTTTTTTCCGACATGGGCGCTCAAACGCACGTTTTTCAGCGCAAGACCCTCTATTTCCTTCGGCCACTTCTCAGACGTGACGAGGGGGACAAGGCTCGCTCTCGGTTCATTTACCGTATGTCCGAGCTTTTCCGCAAACCGGTAGCCGTCGCCCGTGGAACCGCTCCGTTTCATCGAAAGACCGCCGGTCGTCACAACAACAGCCGTTGCATACAGATTTTTCCCCGGGCAGGCAACGCTGAATCCCGACTCATCCTTTTCGATGACTAAAACAGGCGCGGAAATCCTGAGCTCAGCTCCGGATGACCGGATTTCGCCGGTAAGGACATCGAGAATATCACGGGAGCGGTCGCTCAAAGGGAATACCCGCGAGCCGCGCTCCACCTTGAGCGGAACGCCGAGCGATTCAAACCATGCGATACTATCCTGTGGGGTAAAACGGTAGATGGACGGTTTCAAAAATCGGGCGGCCCGCGTATCGAATCCCTGAAGAAACGATTCGATCGTGCCGGCGTGGGTCAGATTGCATCTGCCGTTGCCGGTGGCAAGGAGTTTCCGTCCCGGGGATGGTCCGGCTTCGAGGAGAACGACACGAGCTCCGTTATACGCGGCCTCGATTGCCGTCATGAGTCCCGCCGGGCCTCCGCCGACAATACAGATGTCATAATGATGTTTCATACCTGTTTACACCCAAGGATTCACATTTATCTCAGAAATAATTTACAGAGTACGGTTTGAAAGAATTAAAAAAGTCAAA
This window encodes:
- a CDS encoding aminoacetone oxidase family FAD-binding enzyme, with product MKHHYDICIVGGGPAGLMTAIEAAYNGARVVLLEAGPSPGRKLLATGNGRCNLTHAGTIESFLQGFDTRAARFLKPSIYRFTPQDSIAWFESLGVPLKVERGSRVFPLSDRSRDILDVLTGEIRSSGAELRISAPVLVIEKDESGFSVACPGKNLYATAVVVTTGGLSMKRSGSTGDGYRFAEKLGHTVNEPRASLVPLVTSEKWPKEIEGLALKNVRLSAHVGKKRVERFGEML